DNA sequence from the Rhizoctonia solani chromosome 14, complete sequence genome:
GATGATCAAGGGATGGGGCGAAACACTTACCAAGTTGTTCCCCTTTGCCGCCGCAATTTCATTCAACAGAACACCAATAGTCTTGTCCGGAATACAGTTGACGAGCTCCGTAGAGCCTGGAATTGGGAATTTATAATCCTGAGGGAAAATCACTTGAATTTTCCCTGCCCCGTACAGTCTCTTCTGCTGCCTGGAGGGCTGATATGAGCCACCATGTCCGGCGTAGAAGATCAAGATCGGGTCTCCATTTTTGATGCGCGGGTCATGTACGAGGCTTCGGAATCCTTGTAATATGTTCACGCGGGATGCCTGCTCGTTGCGCAAGTTGATAATATGATTCGGAGGCACTTTGAGATCAAAAGTCAAGAATTTGAATATTTCGTCCGCGTCGCTTGCTGCCCCGTCGAGAGGCGTGATGTGTTTATAGTTGTTGATACCAATAACGAGAGCATAGAGTTTTGGTTCTGAATGACTGGGGTTGGGTTGAATGCAGAATAAGTGTGTTATGCTCAGGGAGACGGTGTGTGAATATGTATACGTACTCTTCAATGACGATAGCCTTTTCTGTTGTTCCGGTTAATGGTGATTCAAATGACATGTTTGTTACGCTGGTTATCAATGTGCCGCCTCAAACAGAGTGTGTAACAGAATTCTCCTTCTACCTGTATACTCTCGCGAGGTAAGCTGGGTTTGAGCTCGGGTGCTTGGCAAAGATTCGTACCCCAGAATCTCTTATATAGTCGGTATTGGAAGAAACTGTGAGCAGTGAATACACGAATCTAGACCCAGACTATAAGATTTTCCCTTTTTGGATggggaaggggggggggacaaAGGTAGTCCGATAGTACCGCAATGCTTGGGACTAGAGTGTGATTTATATGGTCGAACGACTGGCCTGATTTCGATTCTCCCAGAACACAGCAACCGCTCTATAGCGTCGGTGATGGTGAATGACCGCGGCAAATAAGACGCCCGATAGTAATCATAATTTAAATGTCTTCATAATCGATGAGCGCTAGTCCCAAGAAGACGCAAAAGCCCCGGTTCAGCTCAGGTAGAAAGTTCCAGAGGTAGCCAAGTTGAAATCGAAGTTCTGTCGAGATGAGCACAAGCACAACTAACTTGTGTGCTTTGGGGACAAGGTAATGCAGGCGTTACGAAAACCTCCAAAATCTCTGGAGGTTTTGGAGGTTTTGTCGAGGGGATTCCAGAGGATCTACAATAGGCAGGTGATCATGAGGAAATTGCAGGGATGCATAGCGACAGTGACGTAAGGCTTCAGTTGGATATGGCTGATATGAGTAGAAACCTTCTGTATTGTATCGCTGGTTGATATGGCCATCAATCTTGTCCAGAGCGCGAACTAAATCAACCATAAAATTAGAATATCTAGGTTTGGCTTAGCCATTTAACCCCTAACCGAGTCCGACTTTCGGCGCATATTTCGGAACTCGTTATCCCTACTTGATGCCTTAGGTGATCGTTTAGAACTCTGGGAGCGTAACGTAGTGGTGCCTGGTAACATCCGTGGATTCAATATGGCAATGTCCGCTAGCAGATTTATGGATACAAAAAGGAGATCTGTCAAACTTGTTCCTTATCCTAGGCCTTTGCAGGACTTGCCAGAGAATTTTGTTTATGTCTACTGGCACACAAGGTTACGTGGTCTGTATCTAGAGGGGTCTCGTAACTGGGGCCAGACACGAATTCCGTACACACTCGATTAGTCATATATAACTACTTCACACAGTTTTTCACTCTTTGTACTGGAGCAAAGATAATGAACGGGGTTGAGTTGTGGGCGGATCGCGGTCTTCCATATGGAGTCAAGGGTGGCGAGTGGGCTGTGAAGAAAGGTTTTGTTCAAATTCGAATAAAATATCAGCTCTTGGACAGAAACAGAGAAAAGCTCAAGTAACCATATTAGTATTTGCACCTTGAACACATCCAAACGGTTGCTCACGACGCAGCAAAAGATAATCGTCCGTTCCAAAGCTCAGTTCACGTGATCATGACGCAGAAATTCCCAAGCACTAGTGTTAGTCTTGGCTCCAGCCATAACGTCACATTTCTCCTTGTGTGCTTGGGAAACAAAATAAAGCCATGCGATCTTTGGGAACATGATGTTTGAGCGTCCGCTGCTCGCATACCGACTTTTTATTAACTACTTATGATTATAATGAATATTATCTGTAGATCTGTGATAGTACTGTTTCTGTCGTCAACCGCGATAGCCGCAGATGGAAGCACAGGGCTCAACGCCTCGATGATCTCACAGGTCAAGCAACGATTGGAGGATTCTGCTCAGCTCAGGTTCGTGCTTCCAATATGCCACACCAAGGTCCCTTGAAGCTAATCGCAGATCGGGTATAAAGTTGGGAGCTGGGAACACGCATCCAGACACTTCTCGAACTAGACACGCCTTCTTTCTCGGTGTTTAGTGAGGACTTTCCTCCTCCTCGCAATGCCCCCAACTCTCTCGACGATTGGTATTTCAAGGAACATTGTACAATCCAAGACTGCTGGAGAACTGCCCTTGATGCCAGACGGTAGCGCCGCCGACCCAGCGAGCAATGGCGTCGGTGTACTGATTGCCAATTGGACCGGCGCGTCGGTGGGTTATTAATTTTCTATCCCAAATACCACTTTATTCTAATCCTGTAAACAGGGAGGAAACTATGCCCAAGCAGCCGCAGACCAACTGACTTTTCTCCTCACCATCACTCCTCGAGCCCCCAACGGTGCCATCTCCCACCGAGCCGACGAAGCTCAGCTCTGGTCCGATTTCGTGTACATGGTCCCTCCCTTTCTCGCATACTACGGCGTCCTGACCGATAACCAGACACTCGTCGAGGAGTCTTACAACCAAATCAAGTTGTATCGCGACGTGTTGGCTGACGATACCGGGATGTGGCAGCATATTCGGCTTGGGAGTTTTGAAGATCGCGGGTACTGGAGTACGGGCAACGGATGGGCCGCCATGGGCATGCTACGCGTCTTGGTCACGATACGCGGTAGCCAATGGTCCAGATCAATGCGTAAACATGTCTCGGATCTGGAAAATTGGACTGAAGAGATCTTGAATGCTATGTGGCCCAAACTCGTACGTCCACTTTCTGATAAGAGCCACAAATAGTATTAAGTATGGATCTATACAGACCAACCAAGGCATGTTCTACAACTACGCAGACGACTCGTCCACGTTTCAAGACGCAGCCTCTGCCGCACTCATCGCAGCATCCACATACCGCCTCTCGCTCGTCTCCGGGATCCACACCCACCTGCCCTCGGCCGAACGAGTCCACGCCGCGCTGTCCAACGTCGGACCATCGACGAACCCGAATGCGCGAGTCACGCCTGACGGATGGCTCACCCCGGTTGTGAACCCGCATTCGTTTGGGGAAGAGGGGCAGGAAAGTGCAGAGGGGCAGGCATTTGTGTTGCAGATGCATGCCGCGTGGGCGGATTGGGTGATGGATGGACGCCAAGGTGCTAATTCTGCCAAGAGGACATGTGGTGCTGCCAGGTGGTTGGTGGTATTGGGCGTGTTGGTGGGTGTGTTGGGAGTTGGGGCGTAATAACGCGCTGGGGCTTTTGATGACCTGAGATGATCCCACACACGACATGATACCACGataatgtatatatgcgtatttgAACTACAGAAAGCATGGTTTGTAATGTATAAAGATGAAGTATTGCCCTAATCTAATTTATGTGGAATTTTTAGCTTCATGAATTGGGATTATCTTCTACACCCTAGAGGTTTCTATGCTTTTGAATACAGCGGCCAATCCTCTATGGATTTACCCTGTTTTATAAGACCCAACAACCCGTTCCCAAATGCTTCTACAATCAACATCCGCCCCAAGCCTCCCACAAAGCAAGAATGAACCAGATAATTTCCTGAGCATACACACAAAAGCTTAGCCATTTAATCCTCGACTACCCAAAACCCGCACGACTCACCGGTTCAAACTGTACGTCTCCGTGGGTGGGGGTGTCAACCGCAATCTCAGCATGACAGGAATAAGCGCACGGATCTCATCCGTGATCGTTTGAGATTTAAACGAAAACGGCTGGGCCGTCGATGCGCGGAACGGGATGCCCAAGAGGGTCATGGACCGAACGTGCGCGTCTACCATTTCCTGCACGGAAGTTTCAATCAACCAGACCCAGCCAGAGACGATTCCGCAACACTGCTTACTTGCTTTTCTTCTCCCGTGAGGTACCCAAGCTTCAACGAATATTCCACGCACGCGTCCCGGTCTTCTCTCACCGCAGCACTCAACAGTTCGAACCAGTTGTCCATAAACTCTTTGCTATACTCTCTCGATGCGCCGAAATCGATGAGTTCCAACTGGTTGGTGCGTGGGTTGTATAAAAAGTTGGACCAGTTGGGGTCCGTTTGCATCAGGCGGAACTCGAAAAGCTCGCGTAGACAGAGGGTCAGAACGTCAGTCGCTATCTacaccaaaaaaaaaaaagtcaaAACACGAATTCTTGGAAAGAGCTAAACTACGCACCTGATCTCTGATATGTTTAGGCCATCTAGCGCCCTTGGCAACACTCACACCTTCCATCCACTCCATCGCCAACACCCGCTTGGTAGTCAACTCCCGAATCACCCTCGGCACCCTAAACCTCTCGCCCTCTCGTCCTAAAAACTCGCCGAACCGCTCAATACACGATGCTTCCCGCTCGTAATCGCATTCCTCTGCCAGTTCGCCCTTCATCACCGCCAACGTCCGGTCCAAATAAAGACCCCTGGGAAGGAGCGCGCTGGCGGTCAAGAAACTCGAAACGTTGGCCAAGTCAGAGTGGATCGACTGGGCAATGTTGGGGAATTGGACTTTGAGTGCTATGGGTGCGTCGTTGGGTGGGATAGCCGCCTTGTGGACTTGGCCTATGGAGGCGGATGCGATTGGGATCGGGTCGAAATGAGAGAACTTTTCGTGCCAGTTGGGGCCGAGTTCTGCGGTTAAGACTTTCTAACCCAGGGTCAAGTTAATTTTATCTTGGTGTAGAGTATATGGGGAGTTACCTCGAGTTGAGAATTGGGCATATAATGCGCGTTGTTTTGTACCTGACGTAGAACACGTTCGATTTGCTCGGGCAGTACATGGGCATCTAACCAATGGATTAGACGGTCGTCTGAATAGGGTAAATGCACGCACCTTGGATACTGAGAAACTGGCCCAGTTTGAGTGCTGCGCCTCTCATACGAGACAACTTGTCTACAAGTCTCGATATATTTGCTTCGCTCATCATTGCACTCCCCGCGCCCGTACCCGAGCCTGTGGCCGCCCGTCGAACGTACTCCGATGCAGTTCCTGCTGTCAACGAGGCAGCAAGACCTGTTCACCTCCATGATGAGGCCTTCATAATCTTTTTTATCAATTATCAGATACTTACTTCCATAATGAAACAGTCTCCCGAGTCGAGATGATGGTACTCGGGAAGGGGTTAGCTTCACGGCAGGCTGGATAGGTGGTCGAGTGAATCCTTCATATAAATCCAAGCTCGGAGCATACCTCTGTCTCTTCATAGTAGTCGAAATCATCTAATTTGGCTTGACCTAGGTTTGCGCTCAGAACGGACCCATTAGACAGCGATACCTCCGGAGTGCCAGGCGCCGTGACTGGGGAAACCGGGTCTAATGCAGGCTCTTTCGTTTCGGAGGAATTAGCTTTATCAGCCTGAGTGTATGTCCATGTATTTGGGGGTATCGTGTATCTCGAGCCTGTTTCACTCGTATCAAACGCGGGTTTAGCATCTCGAGTTCCGGCAGTTGTTTGAGTTTCTGGGCTTGGGTCGTTTCGGGTACGGTAAGCTGGACCATAAGCTGCAGAAGGAAGTTGTTTCTCCACACTTATCACGGCCGCCCTTTGAATAATCTGTGCTGCAGTACAAACCACAGTGAGAGCATCGTATAGACGGCCTGGTGGTGGCATCCAAGTTCAAATTAGGCGTCGATCGAATTTAGAGAAGCTGACGTCAAAGATGTGTTTGGGCGATCGAACGCAAGGTCACGTGGATAAAGACTATTCGGTCGATAGATATTAAATTAAAATGAAAATACACTAGCCAGGGTAACCGGTTCATGCGTCATACATTGCACAATTCCCAGATCCTCAGCCACCCCCGTcaccacctcctccaccaccatTACGACGGGAGCGTCTCCTATGCCTTGCCTTATTTTCAGCGATTGCCCAAGTGACTGCAATATGTATCACGGTCAATTACTCAAATAATCAATATCTGAGACCACTTGGCTTACTTATGAGGGCATCTGCAAGGTGAGAGCCACTGGCTGTGATCTCCAGTGTTGACTTTTTGCTCCGAAAGTGGTGTAAATGCGTTCGGTCATACACCGCCAAATTAAGCCCActgtcagctgaaacacacTACGGTAAATCCAAAGTTAGCTAAGAACAGAGATAATGTTGGTAAGGCTCATGCGTACGTATAGTTTTCCCTTATCTTTCCATTTCAGTTTCTCGCCAGTCTGTGCGGTATGAATCCGTGACCTACAAGTATGTACGTACGTGGTAACGATCCGGGTTAGTGTTGTAATAGTTAAATGGCTTTTCGTACGTTGAGAATCTTCCAGTTCTAGGGAATATTTCTTTAATAAACATGGTTTCACCATCCCATGTTATGGTGCTCCTTTTAAAAACTTTCCAATGTATTGTTGCTAGTACCTGATCTCCCCGCTTAATAGTGGTATCCGATCCCCCAAGGTGGTATTTTGACGTAACCTTGGAAATATTAGCTGGTAAATCAATGCGTTTGCAGCGTTTACGCACCTCATAAAATGTTGAACCTTCTGGATCAATCAGCGTCGTGTTCTTGGGAGAAGTCCTTGAAAGGACGTATCTGGTACGATATGAATGTCATTTACGTAACCATAATACCATGTGTGTGCCTGCATACGTACGTAGTCATTTTCTTGGGAGATGATGGAGGATTGCGGAGATTCAATGCAAGTATATATACGATTTCCCACGTGTCGAGTGCTATATTTGACCCGAAGGTCAATACAAAGTTATGTCTGTCCGACGTCGATCTACAGAAGCTGGGCAAAGGCAGTGCTACGGCAGTGCTACGGCTGAACAGCCCGTGGAGTACTCGGACATTTAGTTGATGCACTGTTCCTAAGTTATGACGTTCAGGAACCGGGCTATTGGCTTGATCCTGAGATTGGCCATATTATTATTCCAATTGGCATTATACATATGACTCAACCTGATATCGCACTATCACCGCTGCTCCAGATGGTGTCGGTCCAATCGATTGGGGCTTCTATCCGACCTACGCGAAGTGTTATTTGGTGGTTAATTATCAACTCGAGTCACACTGATGAGGCGGTTATTCTGTCAGCGGCCGCAGCATTTCTAGTCCCCTGCAGTGCAGCTGGTGAGCCGGACTGTGATGGGCCGGTGGTTACCTATGCCATTCAAAATGGTTTCTTTCTCTGACGATTCCTGGTAGAGTTCATGAGGGGCGCATTGATATTTGCCTTAAGTTTGTGGCCATGCAGAGCCGTATTATGTGAATCGATCATACCTGTGCACTTCAGACATTGAATGCAGTTGATGATGATTTTCGCGTGCTGCACAGGCGGTTGTGTCTCAAAAGACGTGATATAGCGACCGGAAGGAGAAGGTCACTAGGCATCTATTAGTACATAATATTGGCCTAAGCTGTAGCTGCATACAAGGGGGTATTCAAACCTCCAGCTATAGTCTGATATTGATTACCGTAATCACAGTAGCGCGCCAGCATACATTCGATATTGGGGCATCACCGCCAGTGGGTAGGAAAATCCTCTGTTCTTATGAATCGGGTTCGGCAGGATTAGCCACCATCCCCGCctccgccaccaccaccaccaccatgtCGACGAGAACGCCTCCTGTCTCTCGCCTTTTTCTCAGCAATAGCCCACGTAACTAGGAATAAAGAGATTATTTTATGCACCGTAAGTCTTCCAAGTTGAATCTCACTCACCCACAAGAGCGTCAGTAAGGTGAGCTCCGCTGGATGAAATATCCAATGTCGACTTTTTGCTCCGGAAAAGATAGAATAGCGTTCGCTCGTACATCGCAAGGTTCAACCCAGTGTCAACGGAAACACACTATTTATTAATTCCGAACACCAGGAGATTAGTCAACTTTGATTTAGGAGCAGTTGTTACTTACATAGAGCTTTGCACGATCCTTCCACTTGAATTGTTCGCCACTTGGTGTAGTATAGACTCTTGATCTATAGGTCTTATCAGTTATCAATTGATAAAGCTCATTACAGTTTGGCATACGTTGAAAGAGTACGGGATCTGGGAAATATCTCGCTAATCGTTGTGGTTTTGCCATTCCATGTAATGGTGCTTCTCTGAAACACTTTCCAGTGAATAGTTGCCAAAGTCTGGTCTGCTTTCTTGATTGTGGTCTGAGATCCTCCCAGATGATATGTGGAGGATATCTAGTTGAAGTATTCGTTCTTGTTAGAACGAAATCTGAATTATATTGGGTATTCGTACCTCGTATGCCACCGTTCCCCCAGGATCAATTAGGGTTGTGTTTTTGGGCGAGGTGCGAGAGAGCGTATACCTGACATTTAGATGAAAATCAGATATGGAGCTTTCTTAAAAAGAGTTTGCTTTTTTACGTTGTCATTTTTAAGTAGAAGGCTTATTAAGAAACAGATGGTAGAGGGCGGAGATACTGGCGCCATGATTCATCGCGATATATAAGCCACATACATGCGCAGCAGCCTACCGAACTCGAGACGGCGCTTCACAGCCACGTATTCAAGTTGATCTACAGAAGCCTGATGGGCCACTGATGGCAGCTTCGTTGCCCGTGGAGCTCTCGGTGTAACGACCAAGGTGACATAATATGAGTGCGCTGGAACCGAATTAGGCGAGCCTGCGGTATGAGTATATTAGCTACGAATATTTAATTGCTTAGCAGAAGTCAATAATATTAGTATAACATCTATTCGGCACGATGTTGCTGGGCTTCATGAGTCCTGTTTTATTGGATATTCCCTCGCCcggaggagggggagagTGCTTGCTGGAGAGGCACAATGCACCCCCTATTATACCGTGCGTACATGTAATTTGATAGCCATTTTATGGCCCGCTGAGTACAATCAAAAATTTTGATGAGCCCTCTAGCAACCCAAGCTTAAGATTATGCCAAGTATCAGTGTATTTGTGGGTCAGAGGGTAGAATATCATGTGCGTTCGACGCCGCAGAGCCAAAATTCCGTCCCTCAGTCAGCTTTTCATCGACGTGTAAAATGCCAAGTTTTATTCGTATAATATAGTGAGGAGTACCGGTTTGATATGACCATCCGCAACATTAACGATGAAGTGCAGTCGTTCATTTATCTCAATTTGGTTCATGAGAAATACGGCTTAGATCATTCTGGCGCTTGTACCTGATGGCATAGCCACAGGTACGTCCGCCAAGCTTCGTGCGACCGCCACTCCTCTTGACAACAGCCAAGGCAAACGACGCAGCGTTTTCCAAACTTGGTCGATCTGAAACAATCGCTTAACGTTCGTTTATTACAAGTTATCAGGATGTCCCAGTCCGTTCCCTTGCGGTCTGCTATGAAGCAGCCCTCTCGTCCAGCATCACCAGTGCTTGGCTCTACCCCGGCGTCTCCCACACCAGCACATGCCACTCCGTTGGTAAGCATACTCAAAACGGAACATATCAGAAACTTATTTCTGGCCTATCTCTAGAGTCTGCCTCACGTTCAATTGCCTCCGTCATCTCCGCAATCGACCCTCGCACCACTACCCGCGATCCACCGTACACTCACCGGAACTTCCACCACTGTACCAGGTTACAAGCCCAAGGTTTCTTTTGATACTTTTGAAAATCCGAGCGATGCGGCATTAGATAGCTTCACTCTTCAGGTAAGTCTTTAATATGATGTTTTATGGCTAAATTTCATTGACATGTGATTATCGGTTTTATTCAGGCCAGCTCCGAAGGGTACAGACGAACACGTAACACTCGAGTATTCCTATGTGCTGCCTCGGGTGATGAGAGTGGAATGGAAGCTCTCGATTGGACTCTGGAGAGCTTAGTTCAGCATGGAGATGAGTTGATTGTTGTTAGAGGATTCG
Encoded proteins:
- a CDS encoding cell wall glycoside hydrolase YteR, with product MPPTLSTIGISRNIVQSKTAGELPLMPDGSAADPASNGVGVLIANWTGASGGNYAQAAADQLTFLLTITPRAPNGAISHRADEAQLWSDFVYMVPPFLAYYGVLTDNQTLVEESYNQIKLYRDVLADDTGMWQHIRLGSFEDRGYWSTGNGWAAMGMLRVLVTIRGSQWSRSMRKHVSDLENWTEEILNAMWPKLTNQGMFYNYADDSSTFQDAASAALIAASTYRLSLVSGIHTHLPSAERVHAALSNVGPSTNPNARVTPDGWLTPVVNPHSFGEEGQESAEGQAFVLQMHAAWADWVMDGRQGANSAKRTCGAARWLVVLGVLVGVLGVGA
- a CDS encoding ABC1 family protein; translation: MPPPGRLYDALTVVCTAAQIIQRAAVISVEKQLPSAAYGPAYRTRNDPSPETQTTAGTRDAKPAFDTSETGSRYTIPPNTWTYTQADKANSSETKEPALDPVSPVTAPGTPEVSLSNGSVLSANLGQAKLDDFDYYEETEPAVKLTPSRVPSSRLGRLFHYGSLAASLTAGTASEYVRRAATGSGTGAGSAMMSEANISRLVDKLSRMRGAALKLGQFLSIQDAHVLPEQIERVLRQVQNNAHYMPNSQLEKVLTAELGPNWHEKFSHFDPIPIASASIGQVHKAAIPPNDAPIALKVQFPNIAQSIHSDLANVSSFLTASALLPRGLYLDRTLAVMKGELAEECDYEREASCIERFGEFLGREGERFRVPRVIRELTTKRVLAMEWMEGVSVAKGARWPKHIRDQIATDVLTLCLRELFEFRLMQTDPNWSNFLYNPRTNQLELIDFGASREYSKEFMDNWFELLSAAVREDRDACVEYSLKLGYLTGEEKQEMVDAHVRSMTLLGIPFRASTAQPFSFKSQTITDEIRALIPVMLRLRLTPPPTETYSLNR